A window of the Zonotrichia leucophrys gambelii isolate GWCS_2022_RI chromosome 18, RI_Zleu_2.0, whole genome shotgun sequence genome harbors these coding sequences:
- the LOC135455333 gene encoding urotensin-2 receptor-like: MEPNGTAAAGDNGTAAAAGGGGAPGSGPLLIPSAFGTVLSVMYVAGVAGNVYTLVVMCHSARCAAPMYSSIVSLALADLLYLSTIPFIVCTYLAQDWYFGDLGCRILLSLDLLTMHASIFTLTLMCTERYLAVTRPLDTLKRSRGYRKVTAGAVWSVSLLLTLPMMLMVTLTEGGKAEGKVKRMCAPTWSVDAYRTYLTVLFSTSIMAPGIIIGFLYTRLARTYLESQRNPPHKEKSKRSPRQKVLIMIFSIVLVFWACFLPFWIWQLVRLYSSSLHLTTQTQKCINYLVTCLTYSNSCINPFLYTLLTKNYREYLRNRHRNFYRFTSSFRKRGSNLQCSWGRSMSSSNQYDYSSEALGMATLKDK; the protein is encoded by the coding sequence atGGAGCCCAACGggacggcggcggcgggggaCAACgggacggcggcggcggcgggcggcgggggagCGCCCGGGAGCGGCCCCCTGCTCATCCCCTCGGCCTTCGGGACGGTGCTGTCGGTGATGTACGTGGCCGGGGTGGCCGGCAATGTCTACACGCTGGTGGTGATGTGCCACTCGGCGCGCTGCGCCGCCCCCATGTACAGCTCCATCGTCAGCCTGGCCCTGGCCGACCTGCTCTACCTCTCCACCATCCCCTTCATCGTCTGCACCTACCTGGCCCAGGACTGGTACTTCGGGGACCTGGGGTGCCGcatcctgctcagcctggaccTGCTCACCATGCACGCCAGCATCTTCACCCTGACCCTCATGTGCACCGAGCGCTACCTGGCCGTCACCCGGCCCCTGGACACCCTGAAGCGGTCGCGGGGCTACCGCAAGGTCACGGCGGGGGCCGTGTGGTCGGTGTCGCTGCTGCTCACGCTGCCCATGATGCTGATGGTCACGCTGACCGAGGGGGGCAAGGCGGAGGGCAAGGTGAAGAGGATGTGTGCGCCCACCTGGAGCGTGGACGCCTACAGGACCTACCTGACCGTGCTCTTCAGCACCAGCATCATGGCCCCGGGCATCATCATCGGCTTCCTCTACACGCGCCTGGCCAGGACCTACCTGGAGTCCCAGAGGAACCCCCCCCACAAGGAGAAGAGCAAGAGGTCCCCCCGGCAGAAGGTCCTCATCATGATTTTCAGCATCGTGCTGGTCTTCTGGGCCTGCTTCCTGCCCTTTTGGATCTGGCAGCTGGTTCGCCTCTacagcagctctctgcatcTCACCACCCAAACCCAGAAGTGCATTAACTACCTGGTGACCTGCCTGACCTACAGCAACAGCTGCATCAACCCTTTCCTCTACACCCTGCTCACCAAAAACTACCGGGAGTACCTGCGCAACCGGCACCGCAACTTCTACAGGTTCACGTCGTCCTTCCGCAAGAGGGGCTCCAACCTGCAGTGCTCCTGGGGCCGCTCCATGTCCTCCAGCAACCAGTACGACTACAGCTCCGAGGCGCTGGGCATGGCCACGCTCAAGGAcaagtga